The Ascidiaceihabitans donghaensis genome includes the window GAGCTTTATCTACGAGATGGCGCTAAGGGCGATCAGCTTTGGGAGCGGATCATGGCAGCAGGCACGCAGTATGGCCTCAAGCCGGGGCACACCTCGTCGATCCGCCGGATCTGAGGTGGCATGCTGTCCTATCACGCCGATGCGGATATCCACACCAACCCGTTTGAGCGTGGCTTTGATCGTCTGGTCAATCTGGGTATGGAAGCCGATTTCATCGGCAATGCCGCCCTGCGCCGCATCAAAGAAGAAGGCCCCAAGCGCAAGCAAGTCGGCCTTGTGATCGATTGCGAGCCGTTCACTGGCCCCAATACAACTTTCTGGGCGGTCACCCAAAATGGCGCTCAGATCGGCAAGGTGACCTCTACGGTCTACTCGCCGCGTCTGGAGAAAAACATCGCGCTGGCGATGGTTGATGTCGATGCTACAGTGCTTGGTGCCGAGGTTGCGGTCGTAACACTGTCCGGTCCGGCCAGAGTGACCGTGGTCGAGCGCCCCTTCTACGATCCAAAGAAGCAGATCGCAGCAGCCTAAAACCGTTTCGATCCGCAGTGCGCTCACTTTTTACGAACGCGCACTGCGCCCCTGCTGAATTGAATGTAGGATATTTCGCTCATGTCTGATCTATCTATCGAGCTGCACTGGCAGCGAGCCGAACCTGTTTTGCAAACCGGCAAATATTCGAATGAACATACCGTTCAGTTCAACACCGCCTTCGATGTTCTGGTGGATTCCGCGCTGGATTGGGGCGTTGACCCCGCAAATACCAATCCTGAGCAAGCATTGGCCTTTGCTCCGTCAAGCTGCCACATGATGCCTTTTTGGCGTTGGCCGCAAAAGCAGGCTGGCCCGTGGCAAGCTATCATGACTTTGCCAAGGCCCATTTGGGTAAGAACCCTCAAGGCCAGATGTCGGTCACGCGGATCGATCTTCATCCCGAAGTGCGTTTTGACACCGGGTTTTTCATGAATGATGTGGAGCTGGCCCAGATGCAGGACCGCGCGCACCGCTATTGTTTTATTGCCAACACGCTGGCTGACAGCGTTGAGATCAAAATCCGCTAACCCAAGAATGGGGATTGGCCCATGACATCGAGTGATTTTCTTTTGCGCGAGCTGAGCGAGGAGGGAGTTCTGCGCCTGACGCTCAATGATGTGCAACGGCGCAATGCGCTGTCTGAGGCAATGCTGGGCGCGCTTGGCACCGCTTTCGAAGAGGCAGGAAAAGACCCCGCAGTGAGCGTGATCATTCTTGCGGCCAACGGGCCAGCCTTTTGTGCCAGTCACGGCCTCAAGGAAATGACCACAGGACGCGCAGGCGATGATGGCAGCAAAGCCTATTTCGCCAAGATTATGGTCATGTGTTCGGGTGTCATGCAAGGCATCGTGAATTGTCCCAAACCGGTGATTGCCGAAGTGACGGGGATTGCGACGGCGGCGGGCTGCCAATTGGTAGCAAGCTGTGATCTCGCTATCGCGGCCCAAAGCGCGCAATTCAGCACGCCTGGGGTTCATATCGGACTGTTCTGTTCCAACCCGATGGTTGCGCTGTCACGCAACGCGGCGAACAAATATCCGATGGAAATGCTGCTGACCGGCGATATGATATCAGCGGCGCGCGCTTGCGAGATCGGACTGGTAAACCGCGCTCTGGCCGAGGATACTCTGCAAGAGGCAAGAGGCAAGAGGCAAGAGGCAAGAGGCAACAGGCGAGGTTGCACGTAAAATTGCCTCTAAATCCAGCATGACCTTGGCCACTGGCAAACGCGCCTTTTATGCGCAGCGAGAGATGCCCTTGGCCGAGGCATATGATTACGCCAGCCAAATAATGGTCGACAATATGCTGGCGCGCGACGCCGAAGAAGGCATTGGCGCCTTTTTCGAAAAGCGCGTGCGCCCCAATGGCAGGACGCCTAAGCCATGGCCGCAAACCCCTAAAATACCGAACTTGACCGCACTCCAGCAAATCACCAGCCGCTCACACCGCTGACCTCTCTAGAGCGTGCGGCGACCGTTTTCCCGGAACATAGGGCGATCATCCATGGCGGTTTGCGGCGCAGCTACGCGCAATTCTACACCCGCGCGCGGCAATTGGTATCTGCTCTGACAAAGCGCGGCATTGGGCGAAGCGACACGGTCTCGGCCTTACTGCTCAACACGCCCGCAATGCTGGAATGCCACTATGGCGTGCGTATGTGCGGCGGTGTGTTGCATTCGATTAACACAAGGCTCGATGCAGCGATCATCGCCTTTCAGTTGGACCATGCGATGTCGAAGATCGTCATCGTCGATTCAGAGTTACTGCCACTGATGCAAGAGGCGCGGGTGCTGGCCGAGGTCGACCCACTGGCGATCTTGGTGGATGACCCTGAATATGATGGCGCGCGCATGGCGTTTGACGGGCCAGACTGTGAAAACTTCGTCGTAGGAGGCGACCCCACATTTGATTGGCTCATGCCCGAAGATGAATGGGACGCGATCTCGATCAACTATACCTCCGGCACCACGGGCGATCCCAAGGGTGTGGTCTCGCACCACCGCGGTGCCTATCTGCTGGCCTAACGCAATGGGTTTACCACGTCGATGCAAAAGCAGGCCGTCTATCTTTGGACATTGCCAATGTTCCACTGTAACGGCTGGTGCTTTCCATGGACGCTCTGGGCGATCATCGGCACCCATGTTTGCCTGCGCCAGGTCCGGGCCGAGCCGATTTGGGCCGCGCTCGCTGATGAAAAAGTCACCCACCTCTGCAGCGCGCCAATCATCATGTCGCTGCTGATCTCGGCGTCTTCCGACGTCCAGCGTGTGCTCGATCACACCGTGCAGTTTGTCACCGCTTCCTCACCGCTCCCCGAAAAGTTGTTGGCCGATATGAAAACCGCAGGCTTTGACGTAACCTACCTCTACGGACTCACCGAAACCTACGGCCCTGCCGTGGTGAACGATTGGGATGAAAGCTGGTCAGCCCTGCCCAGCAAAGAAAAGGCGCGGCTGAAATCACGCTAGGGCGTGCGCTATCTGCCCCTTGAGAGGCTCGATGGGCTTGATCCTGAAATTATCAAGCCCATCCCACGCGACGGCGAGACGATGGGCGAGGTCATGTTCCGCGTTAACGTCGTGATGAAGGGCCATTTCCGTAGTCCCTCTGCCACGCGACAGGCCTTTCAGGGCGGCTGGTTCCATTCAGGCGATCTGGGGGCGGTGCACCCGGACGGCTATATCCAGCTCAAGGACCACTCGAAGGATATCATCATTTCGGGCGGCGAGAACGTTTTTTTGATCGAGGTCGAAGAGATGCATTACAGCTATCCCGCGATCGATATTGCCACTGTGGTCGCCATGCCCCATGAGAGATGGGGCGAAACACCCCGCGTGTTCATCGAACTGGCGCCTGGCCATGAGATTGACACCGTGGCGCTGCGGACATGGTGCCGTGACAGGCTTGCACCCTACAAGGTTCCCGGTCGGTTTGTCGAAACAACAATTTTCAGAATATCGACCGGCAAGATTCAAAAATTTGCCCTGCGTGAGCACGTGAAGGATCTCGCTGCACAATCATGAGCCAACGCCCGTCAGTACTCGACAGATACTCATGGAGAGCTGTGACTGCTCCCTATTCTTAAGTCACCTTGAAATGAAATTGTGGAGCAAAATGTGGAGCAAAAAACGTCTTAGAGGGCGCGATCCTCAAGCGAAAACGCCACACTCCCCTTAAAATCAATGGCTTACATGTGTGATTCAAGAGTGTGTCTGGCGGAGACGAAGGGAGTATAACCTAAGTTTATTTATTATAAATAATTACAGATATTTACATTCATTGGAGATCACTTGATGTAGCAGTATGTTGTAGCAAATTGTGCCTTTCAACGAATAGTGACCAGCCATTCACTACCACTTGGATGGTGGTCTCCACAGACATTCTAAGTCGCGGTTCATCGGATCAAGGTCTTTGATCTTTTCCCTGGTCCAAGCAACCCATTCAGCGGCAGTCATACCGTCAATATCGTCAACCTGCTCGGTCAGCATTCGGCGTTCAATTGCATCGACAAACGCGCACAGCCGCTGACACTCCTGCCATGATACAGCTTGTTCACGGAAATGCTTCCATCGACGTGCTTCCAACTCACGCCGCTGCTGCTCCTCATACTGCCGACGCCGCTCTTCTTCATACCGCAGTCGCTGCGCTTCACGTTCGGCCTGTTGCTCATCAAGCCGTGGACCACATCCCATGATGGAATCTGTGATCTTCGGAAGCAGATCGACCACTAATTTATTCTGCTTTTCGATCCACTCCAGCCTGCCACCGCCGACATAGGTGTTCACCGCGATCCGTAGGAAGCCTGATGGGTGCAACCCATGTTGGTGGTGATCGGGGCATGCAGACCAGGACCTATCGACGTCCGATAGACCCTGACGCATCTTTTCCTTGATTGCACATTCGAGGACGTGGTTGCCGACCTTGAGGTCGAACTTGCCGATGATCTGAGCATCAACAACCTTCGCACCTGCCTTCTCCAAAGCGTTGAGGACCGTGCTCGTTGCTTGGAACCTGTATCGGTCACGTTCTGTAAGGTCTGGAATTGGGTCCCAAAAATGGCCCCAGACCTCACGCCTACGTTCCCGCCGCTCTTGCCGTCGTTGAGCCTGGTCGTCACGATGTTGTTTCACCCATGCTCTTACGGAAGGGTGAAGACTCCTGAAGCTATCTAGTTCGGTGATTTTGGCCACCGCGTTTAAGGCTTCCTCTTGTGCATCGACTACGGCATCGGAATGTGATGGCTTTGGTGTCAGAGGCGTTATGACGATGACATCTGATTTGCCTTTGGGAAGCGGTGGCAGGGGTGCGATCTCGACCAGCCCTCCCAAAGACAATTTGGTCCAATGGCCTTGCGGCGGACGCGGTATTCCATGGCGGTCACATAGCTTGGCCAGACCCGTGCCAGTCATCCCAAACTCCACCGAGATTTCTTTAAGCGGCTTTGCCCAGACTTTCTGATGCAGTTCCATCCGTGTTGTTCGTATTCGCGGCATCATGCTTATTATCAGCGTTCTTCACTCGGCAGAAGACCCGCTTAGTGCACACCCCACCCAGTGCTTCGAAGATGGTTGTAGGCAAGATTGATTTGTCTGGGTGTGAACTTCTTCTTCCGCTCATTCCACGAGTGCGTCAGTCGGATTGCATCCTCGACATCTTCGGCCCCATCGTTGTGGATGACCCAATGCACGGTTGCCAGAAGCTCCATCCCAACAGGGGATTCGAACCCGTCAACCAGGTCACTCACCCGCTTAAATCTTGCATGGGTGTCGGCATGATCTTCCAGGAACCGCGACGCCTCGGCCATTGCGCCAGGGACCAACTCAATTTGTTTCTCTGGAATATCACCACCGTCCGCGTAACCAGATACGAGGTGACCTTCGATCCGATTGAGAACATGCCGAAGGTTTTCAGCGTAGGGGCCGTAGTGATGTTTCTTGTATTGCAGTTTGAGTGGCTCCCCCGCCACCTGCATGAAATACATCAGTTTGTGCAGTTCGATCAGTGTCACAAACGGGTCAAGTAACCCAGAAAGATATCTATCCACCAATGTGACGAGTGTAGCTCGACCAGGTGACATCGTGGGCGCATCGGTTGACCTCGCCATCACCTTTGCATCAGGGACACCTCCTGGTTCGAAGACAAGTATGTCCATCTCCAGGTCGGATAGGGCTGAGTCGATGGCGGCCTTTACGTCCGACCAGTTCAATCCACCTAGTCCACTTCCAAGGGGTGGGATGGCAATCGACTGAATTTCACGTTCAACGATCTCCACCTTCAGAGCCTGGAGGCCAGAAATAATATCCTCCATCCTGCTCTTACCACGCCAGTGGCGCTTCGTCGGGAAGTTGACGATGTAACGGGGACCCGTAAGGGCTTTCCGCTCCGTGATGAACATCTGGCCAGGAACAACCTCACCTTTATCACACGCAGTGCGATATTCTTCATAGTTAGACGGGAAAGCTCTCTTGAATTGCAGCGCAATTCCGCGCCCCATAACACCAACGCAATTGACTGTGTTAACGATTGCGTCAACATCAGCACGAAGAACGTCGCCTGTCGTATATCGAATCATCTCACGCCTCCCCGCGCACTAATAATACCATTTTCGAAAAATTTTGACTTGGGGCTTGTGCGGCAAGCCAGAGATCAACCGCGTCACCTTCTCGCCCTGGCTTTGCGAATAGACCCCAATGCCCAGGATTCGTCGCCAAGGGAAGGACTCTTCCACCAAGAACTCCGCCTGCTTGCCTTCCTTAATATCTCTGTCCACGCCGTTGCCACCCCAGCGGGTTGCTTTCACCGCGTCCCAGTTGATTTCATCCAGTTGATCCAGGTCAGCGCGGTCCTCGAAGTATCCAGACCCTGCGTTCGACAGGGTGAACGCCCACCGACGATCTTTTTGTTCCGCCCATTTGACTGCCTTGGGAACGTCAGCAACGAGATGAACAATATCTTGTTGGCCACCTGTGTAGGTAATCTCCTCATGGTTCCCCATATGCAGCAGATATAGCATCACCGAACGGGGGCAGAAGTAGAAGGGGACGCATGAGCCTACTGCCAAGCCTGGATGTGAACTGAGTTGCGAAGTCAGCCTGCGATCCTTAATGCTCTGCATCCCGACCGTTGTTCCAGGTGAACCGCGTCGGCGAGTTTCGGCGTCAGACCACAGGTAGCCGTCCTCGATGATCGAAGGCAGACGATCTATGTGCACGATGTGGTAGATATGAATTTTTTCAGGCACCTTCGTCATGCCCGTTTATCCCGTTCGGCAGAGACCTGTGTGGCACTGAGGCGTTCGAATTCTTCCACCGAGCAGACCACCACAACTGGGCGTCCATGCTTCTCGATGACGATTGGTTCCAGCCTCGCATCATCGATCATCTTACCAAACTGGTTCTTGGCATCTTTTGCGGAAAAGTTCTTCATATGTTCACATAAAGCCATTTTGGCTACTTTGTCCATATGTTGGCAGAAGTGGTGCCGATGTGAATGCACGGTAGGTGCCACACACATCCTCACGGCGCAAACCACCTCACCAACCATTTCTCACAAACGGTCATATTCGACTTCTCGATACCTTCGTGTCGTCGGGAACGTCCTGGCCTGGAAAACACGGGCCGCAGAGTTCTCAGTTCTCCCTATCGAAACCACACACGCCAACCGTTATCATGGTGACGAGTTTTGAGAAGGAGGGTTCATGAACGTAGGATACGCCAGGATTTCGACCGACGGGCAAACACATGTCGCTCAGATTACTGCATTGAAGGCTGCGGGATGTGACAAGATATTCACAGAGACCGCCTCTGGGGCGAAGAAGGATCGACCTGTGTTGGCAGAAGCTTTGGCATACCTCCGTCCGAATGCCGATGACAAGCTGGTGGTATACAAGCTTGACAGAGTGGCACGAAGCCTTCCGCACCTCATCGAGATCATGGATCGATTGAACTCAGACGGGGTTGAGTTCCAGAGTCTGACTGAGGCCATCGATACGAAGACGCCTGGTGGGCGGCTGCTCTTCCACGTTATGGGCGCGATATCCGCCTTCGAAAGGGACCTTATCATCGAGAGGACTCAAGCGGGCCTGAAGGCTGCGAGAGCAAAAGGACGGATCGGTGGACGCCCTCGACAAATGACCGAAGAAAAGATCAATGCTGTTCGTGAGTTGCTGGCCTCTGGGACGCCTGTAAAGGATGCAGCGGCTGCGGTTGGGGTGTCTGTGCCAACTTTGTATCGATGGCTACCTGGTGCATCACGGTAAACCGCTCCAAGGTATGGTTGGAAGTCATTGGAGAGTTAGACCATGTTTGAACACCTGCAACGTCAATTGCGAACTCTATCTGAAACGACTGAGATTTCGGTGCCACTTGAGGCGGATTCAGAAGGCTTTCTTGATAAAGAATGTCCATCTGAAACTTGCTTGTTCCAGTTCAAAATATTGGAAGAGGACTGGAAAAAAATTGTTCGCGATGAAGAGGTTTTTTGCCCTTCTTGCCGCCATAATACTCATGCTCAATCTTGGTTTACTGCGGAGCAGATCGAGTCGGCCAAAGAATATGCGATGGGTCAAATTACCAACGATATTAACGCTGCGATGCGGGCAGATGCAGCAGCATCGAAACGTCGCACTAAGCGCAATTCTTTCATCAGCATCACTTTGGAGGCCAAAGGTGGCCGTGATGCTGTGCTATTGCCAGTGGCAGCAGCAAACCCCATGAGGTTACGTACTACTTGCGAAGAATGCGGGTGTCGCTACTCCTACGTGGGAGCCGCGTACTTTTGCCCATCCTGTGGGCAAAACTCTGCAAGTCACACATTTTCTCAAACGCTTGAAGCCATACGGACAGCCGCAGGGCTTGGCTCGACTCTTCGAGAAGCGTTGGGGCCAGATGAAGCGGAAGCAATGGCGCGAACACTTCTTGAGAAAGCCATGCAAGACACAGTCATGTCTTTTCAACGGGTGTCAGAACAATTTTATGAGCGGAAGACTGGCCGCCCCCCGAAGCGCAACGTATTTCAGCGCCTCGATACTGGTTCGGGATTGTGGGAAGCTGAGTTGGGGGTGAGTTACACAGACATCCTTGGACTGGAAGCCATGAAACAACTGGTCATCTATTACCAGCAGAGACACCTATTGGCCCATCAACAAGGAATTGTTGATACTTACTATCTGACACGAAGCCAAGACACCCGATATTCTATTGGCCAACGTCTGATCATACGCGAACCAGCAGTTTTGGACTTCGCAGCCATAATTGAAAAACTTGGTGAAGAAATCATGAGGCGTTGTACGTCTGAGTAGCTAAGGGAAGCTCGTTCTGGCAGGCTGTGAGGATAAATCCCATCAAGTACGTCAATTCTGCGGAGTTGCTTTCATCTTTCCTTTACAACGAGGGTAGCTCACGCATCCGAGGAAACGGCCATATCGCCCCCGTCGTTCGACGAGCCAGCCGTTCTCACACTGTGGGCAACTTGGGTACTCCGCACCACATGCGCATGTCTTCAGCCCTGATTCATCCCGCTCTTCTGG containing:
- a CDS encoding enoyl-CoA hydratase-related protein: MTSSDFLLRELSEEGVLRLTLNDVQRRNALSEAMLGALGTAFEEAGKDPAVSVIILAANGPAFCASHGLKEMTTGRAGDDGSKAYFAKIMVMCSGVMQGIVNCPKPVIAEVTGIATAAGCQLVASCDLAIAAQSAQFSTPGVHIGLFCSNPMVALSRNAANKYPMEMLLTGDMISAARACEIGLVNRALAEDTLQEARGKRQEARGNRRGCT
- the darG gene encoding type II toxin-antitoxin system antitoxin DNA ADP-ribosyl glycohydrolase DarG; amino-acid sequence: MIRYTTGDVLRADVDAIVNTVNCVGVMGRGIALQFKRAFPSNYEEYRTACDKGEVVPGQMFITERKALTGPRYIVNFPTKRHWRGKSRMEDIISGLQALKVEIVEREIQSIAIPPLGSGLGGLNWSDVKAAIDSALSDLEMDILVFEPGGVPDAKVMARSTDAPTMSPGRATLVTLVDRYLSGLLDPFVTLIELHKLMYFMQVAGEPLKLQYKKHHYGPYAENLRHVLNRIEGHLVSGYADGGDIPEKQIELVPGAMAEASRFLEDHADTHARFKRVSDLVDGFESPVGMELLATVHWVIHNDGAEDVEDAIRLTHSWNERKKKFTPRQINLAYNHLRSTGWGVH
- the darT gene encoding type II toxin-antitoxin system toxin DNA ADP-ribosyl transferase DarT, which encodes MTKVPEKIHIYHIVHIDRLPSIIEDGYLWSDAETRRRGSPGTTVGMQSIKDRRLTSQLSSHPGLAVGSCVPFYFCPRSVMLYLLHMGNHEEITYTGGQQDIVHLVADVPKAVKWAEQKDRRWAFTLSNAGSGYFEDRADLDQLDEINWDAVKATRWGGNGVDRDIKEGKQAEFLVEESFPWRRILGIGVYSQSQGEKVTRLISGLPHKPQVKIFRKWYY
- a CDS encoding type II toxin-antitoxin system Phd/YefM family antitoxin, whose translation is MDKVAKMALCEHMKNFSAKDAKNQFGKMIDDARLEPIVIEKHGRPVVVVCSVEEFERLSATQVSAERDKRA
- a CDS encoding recombinase family protein, whose product is MNVGYARISTDGQTHVAQITALKAAGCDKIFTETASGAKKDRPVLAEALAYLRPNADDKLVVYKLDRVARSLPHLIEIMDRLNSDGVEFQSLTEAIDTKTPGGRLLFHVMGAISAFERDLIIERTQAGLKAARAKGRIGGRPRQMTEEKINAVRELLASGTPVKDAAAAVGVSVPTLYRWLPGASR